The stretch of DNA tgtatatatatatatatatatatatatatatatatatatatatgctattcTGAAATTCCAGACCACAAAATGTACTGCATTACATACCATGAGGATTGGCGCGGGATCCTCATAAAAGGATGCCACCACCACAGGAGGGTCGAGTGAGGGCCTGGCACCCAACACCTCATGCATGTCTTCATAAAATTGCCAGGTTGCAGCGGTCACTTCCCCCCTGTCTGTACCTGACCCTGTTTTGGGAGTTCTTAGTTCCTGGAAggacacacaacacacaaaacTAAATAATGCCTATAACTTATACAGTATGCATTCATTGCCTTGCATTGAGATTGAAGATGTagggttttttctttaacaGAACATCACATACCTTGTATCTTTGCTTGAGATTTTCCCACTTCTTTGATGCCTGTTGGCCAGTAACCCTTCCCTCCAACCCCATTTCTTTCATCAGTGTCCTGTATCATAACCAAAAACAATGTACATGTGCATGAACAGGATTAAATTACAAATGATTACAATAATACAGTACCAATATAATAATGAATGGCTACAACATGAACGCATGACTCACTCCCATAGTTGCTTTGCAGcatattttgatttaagaaACATCTGCTCGTTT from Onychostoma macrolepis isolate SWU-2019 chromosome 12, ASM1243209v1, whole genome shotgun sequence encodes:
- the LOC131550570 gene encoding uncharacterized protein LOC131550570 isoform X2, with the protein product MFLKSKYAAKQLWETLMKEMGLEGRVTGQQASKKWENLKQRYKELRTPKTGSGTDRGEVTAATWQFYEDMHEVLGARPSLDPPVVVASFYEDPAPILMEIVEPSSPASTSAASSSQMSEPSAMASPPTPSPKKRRKKKNPILDFLTEESNKEQRRHEESEAKTERFLGLFEKMVDKL